A single Tachypleus tridentatus isolate NWPU-2018 chromosome 9, ASM421037v1, whole genome shotgun sequence DNA region contains:
- the LOC143225584 gene encoding four-jointed box protein 1-like — protein MLKPKTVTRNTPRTVNVGFRRLSRNMFLASVAIAFTAGMLLGILVPVCIFRFSLNPSDKVEPLTQSQSVTLPSVVPRPVESDEISEFLRPSDLAGAGESQKGDLRTDVKEGQATQGDMFHLLTTSRLALTNDFLRQGHVAATGRKVSTPLAYFGRVDPSEHSRKSTDQSLYLSKRKFNSEIQGTNNPDVNQDLGVIVGVESAELYGSFATKGYTIQDRHTTTTLPPRLRWLSVNRKDVVNISSNSVDDILPVYTTHVRFPVTPIALQNQGFLKSNNNPEPREIANIVNGIYWAEELERILPNGFSDGVESWCEFVNKTKIVKISEGCGRMQNRLVTFDNGNKSCCRYRQNNDQIQGEIFSFYLSRLLKIGNLPPSVLALIRGQEWQWEHVRSQLHLAQWNAEKPVVLTKFVDNLMPAFIPSAFRDKHRQLYPVAGDIFNKTVAELVELAQWSDLIVFDYLTANLDRVVNNMYNEQWNPEMMNSPTHNLAKHKQSGLLVFLDNESGLLHGYRLLEKYEHFHRSLLDSLCVFRRRTAQSIAELHRTKNTGELLKLSFLKYNPGLVDWLPFLPERSLKILKNRISTVYDQIQKCEAMFN, from the coding sequence ATGTTGAAGCCTAAAACAGTTACTAGAAACACTCCTAGAACAGTGAACGTGGGCTTTCGCCGTTTGTCCCGTAATATGTTCTTGGCTTCAGTTGCAATAGCCTTTACTGCTGGAATGTTATTGGGTATCTTAGTGCCGGTGTGTATATTTAGGTTTTCTCTCAATCCAAGTGATAAAGTAGAGCCTCTCACACAAAGTCAGTCAGTAACTCTACCTTCAGTAGTTCCTAGACCAGTTGAAAGTGACGAAATCTCAGAATTTTTACGGCCTTCCGATCTTGCAGGAGCAGGTGAAAGTCAGAAAGGAGATTTAAGGACCGATGTTAAGGAGGGGCAGGCTACTCAGGGAGACATGTTTCATTTGCTGACAACGAGCCGCCTGGCGTTGACAAATGATTTCCTACGGCAGGGTCATGTCGCTGCCACCGGTAGAAAAGTATCAACACCGCTAGCTTACTTTGGTCGCGTTGATCCTTCCGAACACTCTCGAAAAAGTACAGACCAATCGCTGTATTTGtctaaaagaaaatttaacagtGAGATACAAGGTACTAATAACCCTGATGTTAATCAAGATTTAGGAGTTATAGTAGGTGTCGAGAGCGCAGAACTTTACGGTTCATTCGCAACGAAAGGCTACACAATCCAAGACCGCCATACCACTACCACTCTCCCGCCCAGACTACGCTGGCTATCCGTGAACAGGAAGGACGTAGTCAACATTAGCAGCAACAGTGTCGACGATATACTCCCGGTGTATACAACCCATGTGAGATTTCCCGTTACTCCGATCGCTCTTCAAAATCAGGGGTTCTTGAAGAGTAATAATAACCCAGAACCTCGAGAGATAGCTAACATAGTAAATGGGATATATTGGGCGGAAGAACTGGAAAGGATACTTCCAAATGGTTTTAGCGATGGTGTAGAAAGTTGGTGTGAATTTGTAAATAAGACAAAAATTGTGAAAATCTCGGAAGGATGTGGAAGAATGCAGAATAGACTAGTTACATTTGATAATGGAAACAAGTCTTGTTGCCGCTACAGACAGAACAATGATCAAATTCAGggagaaatattttcattttatctgagCAGACTTCTTAAAATTGGGAATCTGCCGCCATCCGTGCTGGCCCTCATCAGGGGTCAGGAGTGGCAGTGGGAGCACGTGCGGTCCCAACTCCACCTAGCACAATGGAATGCAGAAAAGCCAGTCGTGTTGACCAAGTTTGTAGACAACCTGATGCCTGCTTTCATCCCATCTGCTTTCCGTGACAAACATCGACAACTATACCCAGTGGCCGGAGATATCTTCAATAAAACTGTGGCTGAACTAGTAGAGCTTGCCCAGTGGTCAGACCTGATTGTCTTTGATTATTTGACGGCAAACTTGGATCGTGTGGTAAACAACATGTACAACGAACAATGGAATCCAGAGATGATGAACTCACCAACACACAACCTTGCTAAACACAAACAGTCTGGATTACTGGTGTTCTTGGACAACGAATCGGGACTTCTTCATGGCTATCGACTATTAGAAAAATATGAGCATTTTCACCGATCTCTCTTGGACTCTTTGTGTGTGTTTCGTAGACGAACCGCTCAGTCTATAGCTGAATTACATAGAACTAAAAATACTGGTGAACTTCTGAAActgtcttttttaaaatataatcctGGTTTGGTTGACTGGTTACCGTTTCTTCCAGAACGCAGtttgaaaatacttaaaaatagaaTCAGTACGGTTTACGATCAGATTCAGAAATGCGAAGCAATGTTTAATTAA